In Scophthalmus maximus strain ysfricsl-2021 chromosome 5, ASM2237912v1, whole genome shotgun sequence, a single window of DNA contains:
- the LOC118310745 gene encoding alpha/beta hydrolase domain-containing protein 17A: MNGLSIRELCCLFCCPPCPSRIAAKLAFLPPEPTYALLPDPDPVSGAGAAPGSSSGAAPPSLGAPGLRSRLGTGSGGDRGGGGAGGGGGGGGGGGGGGGGAAAAAAGGSSSSSAGGGGSAGEGRWKLHLTERAEFQYSQRELDVTDVFLTRSSRGNRVGCMYIRCAPNARFTVLFSHGNAVDLGQMSSFYIGLGTRINCNIFSYDYSGYGVSTGKPSEKNLYADIDAAWHALRSRYGISPENIILYGQSIGTVPTVDLASRFECAAVVLHSPLTSGMRVAFPDTKKTYCFDAFPNIEKVSKIPSPVLIIHGTEDEVIDFSHGLALFERCPKAVEPLWVEGAGHNDIELYSQYLERLRRFINQDLAAQHA; this comes from the exons ATGAACGGTCTGTCCATACGAGAGCTATGCTGCCTGTTCTGCTGCCCCCCGTGCCCCAGTCGCATTGCAGCCAAGCTGGCTTTCCTCCCCCCAGAGCCCACCTACGCCCTTCTCCCTGACCCAGATCCAGTTTCTGGGGCTGGAGCTGCGCCTGGTTCCAGCTCAGGAGCTGCTCCCCCATCCCTTGGAGCCCCAGGACTGCGTTCCCGGCTGGGCACTGGAAGCGGAGgtgacagaggaggtggaggtgctggtggaggggggggaggtggaggtggtggtggtggtggtggaggtggtgccgccgctgccgccgctggcggcagcagcagcagcagcgctggaGGTGGAGGTAGTGCGGGCGAAGGCAGGTGGAAGTTGCATCTCACTGAGAGAGCAGAGTTCCAGTATTCGCAGAGAGAGCTGGATGTGACAGATGTGTTCCTGACCAGGTCCAGCCGAGGGAACAGGGTTGGATGCATGTACATCCGCTGTGCCCCAAACgccag GTTTACAGTGCTGTTTTCCCACGGTAACGCAGTAGACCTGGGCCAGATGAGCAGCTTCTATATTGGCTTAGGCACACGCATCAACTGCAACATCTTCTCCTATGATTACTCAGGCTACGGTGTTAGCACTGGCAAGCCCTCTGAGAAGAATCTTTATGCTGACATTGATGCCGCCTGGCATGCCCTGCGCTCCCG GTATGGCATCAGCCCTGAGAATATAATCCTGTACGGACAGAGTATAGGCACTGTGCCCACAGTAGACTTGGCCTCACGCTTTGAGTGTGCTGCTGTGgtcctccactctcctctcacGTCTGGCATGAGGGTGGCATTCCCCGACACCAAGAAGACGTACTGCTTCGATGCTTTCCCAAA CATCGAGAAGGTGTCAAAGATCCCGTCTCCAGTGCTCATCATCCACGGTACCGAGGACGAGGTGATCGACTTCTCCCACGGCCTCGCCCTGTTTGAGCGCTGTCCCAAGGCAGTGGAGCCCCTCTGGGTGGAGGGAGCAGGTCACAACGACATTGAGCTTTACAGTCAGTACCTGGAAAGGCTACGGCGCTTCATCAACCAGGACCTCGCCGCACAGCATGCCTGA